A single Deinococcus betulae DNA region contains:
- a CDS encoding ABC transporter permease — protein MTTAPAPARAGGAVLPSVALPWAVARLGFRRQFAYPQAALWGLITNTFFGFLRVAVLLALFGLRPQVAGYTVQDAVTYIGLTQTFIMALSLFGWTDFMRTVHRGEVATDLLRPLNLLLFWAAQDAGRAWGQLLLRGVPMLLLFELFWDLTWPAGALGWVQTALSIVLAWACGFLFRFLVNCAAFWSPDAAGFGRFAWALLGLGCGFLMPLAFFPEWFQAWLAWTPFPAMLNTVVEVWVGVKTGAAAWATLGTQLGWALGLLAVTALTLHRGLRRLEVAGG, from the coding sequence ATGACCACTGCACCTGCGCCGGCGCGCGCTGGGGGCGCTGTCCTGCCGTCTGTGGCGCTGCCCTGGGCGGTGGCCCGGCTGGGGTTCCGGCGTCAGTTCGCCTACCCTCAGGCGGCGCTGTGGGGACTGATCACCAACACGTTTTTTGGGTTTTTGCGGGTGGCGGTGCTGCTGGCCCTGTTTGGCCTGCGTCCACAGGTGGCCGGCTACACCGTGCAGGACGCGGTGACCTACATCGGCCTGACCCAGACGTTCATCATGGCCCTGAGCCTGTTCGGCTGGACCGACTTCATGCGCACCGTCCACCGGGGCGAGGTGGCCACCGACCTGCTGCGGCCCCTGAACCTGCTGCTCTTCTGGGCGGCGCAGGACGCCGGGCGCGCCTGGGGCCAGTTGTTGCTGCGCGGCGTACCCATGCTGCTGCTCTTTGAGCTGTTCTGGGACCTGACGTGGCCAGCGGGCGCCCTGGGCTGGGTTCAGACGGCCCTGAGTATCGTGCTGGCCTGGGCCTGCGGCTTCCTGTTCCGGTTCCTGGTCAACTGCGCGGCCTTCTGGTCGCCGGACGCCGCCGGGTTTGGCCGCTTCGCCTGGGCGCTGCTGGGGCTGGGCTGCGGCTTTTTGATGCCGCTGGCGTTCTTTCCAGAGTGGTTTCAGGCCTGGCTCGCCTGGACGCCGTTCCCAGCCATGCTGAACACGGTGGTCGAGGTCTGGGTGGGCGTCAAGACCGGCGCGGCAGCCTGGGCGACGCTGGGCACTCAACTGGGCTGG